A window from Montipora capricornis isolate CH-2021 chromosome 7, ASM3666992v2, whole genome shotgun sequence encodes these proteins:
- the LOC138058084 gene encoding uncharacterized protein — MPKHKYIVVDWGSWGIDVQSSSKIIVPDPFNVSEGNDCSIQGTDPATKRPMLFHGHILAVFDTKKEAENKVTKLVTPAEMVEEESTLDGPRPRRNPKPSKKKLAALEDTDGNADEKQELVVSQRRENMKRKADVESTDEEIVSGKEEMESQKQKRKKSRKQERKSNVTEVASGQEQTVPQKKKSNRKAVVNHENEIVAVANAKRVQNLLTRRQHVTVSDEDNLVRTEIIEVEDEGEESGSEETSDLAQKKRFVQNLPTSPQSSDKDFSSPPHHQSLGATNSSPLLHQASGSNFHSSQQAPQLSRGNFNSPEYQQPPQYSVGNFNLHQHQHSPQFSGGNFNSPQHQAPAVANSSTPLHCGNFSSPQQPHNYLSSDKRHSAALQASDSKYTYGLPYQPQATTLRPSALPHCDQATPKRGFSFFESLQHCSDFDVSDLDLPMNPTSHVEARSHITRDGTQQSEALFNNLHTACSSCQPLLMSLHKRLSSLEAEFEKLKRKQRKGKTVLENEVAGKENPNEERFNGITKEALGKSIDDSSDIKTAVETLAKQLFTSNELKTSSVTGFQCNKDYEARPGLSPSRRSLLESMVLKKGFPGASRSSVRKDLGLVLKKARANNKENNKARCKNGQEHRQL, encoded by the exons ATACTAAAAAGGAGGCTGAGAACAAGGTCACTAAGCTAGTTACCCCTGCAGAAATGGTGGAAGAAGAGTCAACTTTAGATGGACCTCGGCCTCGACGAAACCCTAAGCCATCCAAAAAGAAGCTTGCAGCATTGGAGGATACTGATGGCAATGCAGATGAAAAGCAAGAGCTAGTGGTATCTCAGAGACGGGAAAATATGAAGAGAAAAGCAGATGTAGAAAGTACTGACGAGGAGATTGTTTcaggaaaggaagaaatggAGTCTCAGAAACAGAAACGTAAGAAGTCAAGGAAACAAGAGCGAAAAAGTAATGTTACAGAGGTTGCTTCAGGGCAAGAGCAAACGGTACcccagaaaaagaaaagtaatagGAAGGCAGTGGTAAATCATGAGAATGAAATTGTTGCAGTAGCAAATGCCAAAAGAGTCCAGAATTTACTTACACGAAGACAGCATGTCACTGTGAGTGACGAGGATAATTTGGTGAGAACTGAAATAATCGAAGTCGAGGATGAAGGAGAAGAAAGTGGATCAGAGGAGACATCAGATCTCGCACAGAAAAAGAGGTTTGTGCAAAATTTGCCTACTTCACCTCAGTCTTCAGATAAGGACTTTAGTTCACCTCCACACCATCAGTCTTTGGGGGCGACGAACAGCTCACCTCTTCTGCATCAAGCTTCAGGTAGCAACTTCCACTCGTCTCAGCAAGCTCCTCAGCTCTCAAGGGGCAACTTCAACTCACCTGAGTATCAGCAACCTCCTCAGTATTCAGTTGGGAACTTCAACTTGCATCAGCATCAGCACTCTCCTCAGTTTTCAGGTGGTAATTTTAACTCCCCTCAGCATCAAGCTCCTGCTGTAGCCAACAGCTCAACCCCTCTCCACTGTGGGAACTTCAGCTCCCCCCAGCAGCCTCACAATTATCTGTCTTCAGATAAAAGACACAGTGCAGCACTCCAGGCTTCAGATAGTAAATACACATATGGCTTACCTTACCAGCCACAAGCTACAACTTTAAGACCATCTGCATTACCACATTGTGATCAGGCCACACCAAAGCGTGGGTTCTCATTCTTTGAGAGCTTACAGCACTGCTCTGACTTTGACGTGTCAGATTTAGATTTGCCAATGAATCCCACTTCTCACGTAGAAGCAAGAAGCCACATAACAAGAGATGGCACTCAACAGAGTGAAGCATTGTTCAACAATTTGCACACAGCATGCTCAAGTTGTCAGCCTCTGCTTATGTCACTTCATAAAAGACTTAGCAGCTTGGAAGCTGAATTTGAAAAACTaaagagaaagcaaagaaag GGAAAAACAGTATTGGAAAATGAAGTTGCAGGGAAAGAAAATCCAAATGAAGAGAGATTCAATGGTATTACAAAG GAGGCATTAGGCAAGTCAATAGATGATTCCTCTGACATAAAGACTGCTGTAGAGACCCTAGCAAAGCAGCTGTTCACAAGTAATGAACTAAAGACTTCATCGGTCACTGGCTTTCAGTGCAACAAAGATTATGAAGCAAGGCCAGGCCTCAGTCCATCAAGAAGGAGCCTTTTAGAAA GTATGGTATTGAAGAAAGGATTTCCTGGAGCTTCTAGGTCATCAGTCAGAAAGGACCTTGGGTTGGTGCTCAAGAAGGCGAGagcaaacaataaagaaaacaacaaagctAGATGCAAAAATGGACAAGAACACAGACAGCTATGA
- the LOC138056129 gene encoding uncharacterized protein: protein MFKVIERATLSWDELSEVLLDVEIQVNRRPLSYVEDDLELPILTPASFLFQRSPQLPEEPAWQIKDKDLRKRVKFLKSCKDQLWNRWKREYLTSLRQRHNLVHKVAKYQVKVGDAVIVRSDNKNRGKWPLAIVDAIYPGPDGHTRAVQLRTSKGVIQRPVQLNANATTFRPRRAAAGTAAARISQIAEEEESEQL, encoded by the coding sequence ATGTTCAAGGTTATCGAGAGAGCCACCCTTTCCTGGGATGAACTAAGCGAAGTATTGTTGGACGTTGAGATTCAAGTAAATCGCCGCCCTCTCAGCTATGTTGAAGACGACTTGGAGTTGCCTATCCTGACACCTGCTTCCTTTTTGTTCCAGCGCTCCCCCCAGCTCCCTGAAGAGCCAGCCTGGCAGATCAAGGACAAGGATTTGCGGAAACGAGTCAAATTTCTAAAGTCCTGCAAGGATCAGTTATGGAACAGGTGGAAGCGCGAATACTTAACTTCCTTGCGACAGCGCCACAACCTTGTCCACAAAGTAGCCAAGTACCAAGTCAAAGTTGGAGATGCCGTAATTGTACGGTCCGACAACAAGAATCGGGGCAAGTGGCCTCTAGCCATTGTCGATGCTATTTACCCGGGCCCTGACGGACATACGCGGGCTGTTCAGCTGAGGACCAGTAAGGGAGTCATCCAGCGACCGGTTCAACTTAACGCAAACGCCACCACGTTCAGACCAAGGAGAGCGGCAGCGGGCACCGCAGCAGCGAGAATCTCGCAGATTGCCGAGGAAGAAGAAAGCGAACAATTGTGA
- the LOC138056130 gene encoding uncharacterized protein gives MQKPEFEKTRQMLNLVPNEDGVLECHGRIQGKRPMYLPVDATFTRKLVQRIHAETLHGGMSLTMAAVCEEYWIPTLRKLVKSVRSTCWGCKRFRALPVRAPPPGLLPKERTVISGAFEVIGTDFAGPILYKLRNKREGKAYLVIFSCSLSRAVHLELATNLETTMFLSCLKRQIARRGRPSVIYSDNGSTFVKAAKWLTQARRDEELNGFLESHDIKWKFNLSRAPWWGVNLNG, from the coding sequence ATGCAGAAGCCTGAATTTGAAAAGACCAGACAGATGTTAAACCTGGTACCGAATGAAGATGGGGTACTCGAATGCCATGGGCGTATTCAAGGGAAGCGCCCAATGTACCTTCCAGTGGATGCGACTTTCACGAGGAAGCTTGTACAGCGAATTCACGCTGAAACCCTCCATGGTGGCATGTCCCTGACCATGGCAGCCGTTTGCGAGGAATACTGGATCCCGACTCTGAGGAAGTTGGTTAAGTCCGTAAGATCTACATGTTGGGGCTGTAAGCGGTTCCGTGCCTTGCCAGTGAGAGCGCCACCCCCTGGACTGCTACCTAAAGAGCGTACTGTTATCAGCGGAGCTTTCGAAGTCATCGGGACCGATTTCGCAGGCCCAATCTTGTACAAGTTGAGAAACAAAAGAGAAGGGAAAGCCTATCtggtcattttctcttgcagtTTGTCAAGGGCCGTACATTTGGAACTAGCCACAAACCTAGAAACCACTATGTTCTTGTCATGCCTGAAACGCCAGATAGCAAGGCGGGGACGCCCGAGCGTAATTTACTCGGACAATGGAAGCACTTTTGTCAAAGCAGCCAAATGGCTGACGCAAGCAAGAAGAGACGAAGAGTTGAATGGGTTCCTGGAATCCCATGACATTAAGTGGAAGTTCAACTTGAGTCGCGCGCCATGGTGGGGCGTCAATTTGAATGGCTGA
- the LOC138056131 gene encoding uncharacterized protein — protein MQFQRWEESLPAEVTTSRPIAPYREAVCSLELHAFGDASTYGVGAAVYSIVRQRGGITQTLVTAKARLAKKDLTIPRLELVSAHMTANLVINVRNTLKDLPEPTVYGWLDSTVALHWILGNGQYRQFVANRVCKIREHPDIRWRYVPTFDNPADQASRGGQVTNAKLWWNGPAWLSDPEKWPDNPVTAKSPASEEEAKPI, from the coding sequence ATGCAGTTCCAAAGGTGGGAAGAGTCTTTACCAGCGGAAGTGACTACCTCAAGGCCCATAGCACCCTACCGCGAAGCAGTTTGTAGTCTTGAGCTCCACGCATTTGGAGACGCATCGACTTATGGAGTCGGAGCTGCCGTTTACTCCATCGTCCGTCAAAGGGGAGGAATCACCCAAACACTGGTAACAGCCAAAGCTAGATTAGCGAAGAAAGATTTGACAATCCCCAGATTGGAGCTGGTTAGTGCTCATATGACTGCCAATCTAGTTATCAACGTGAGGAACACGCTCAAAGATTTGCCCGAGCCCACAGTCTATGGATGGCTTGACAGCACGGTGGCCCTGCATTGGATACTGGGAAACGGCCAGTATCGCCAATTTGTTGCAAACCGAGTATGCAAAATAAGAGAACATCCAGATATTCGTTGGAGATACGTCCCTACCTTTGACAACCCTGCCGATCAAGCAAGTCGAGGAGGCCAGGTCACAAATGCGAAACTTTGGTGGAATGGCCCAGCTTGGTTGAGTGATCCCGAAAAGTGGCCGGACAATCCTGTGACAGCGAAATCCCCAGCGTCGGAAGAGGAAGCAAAACCCATTTAG
- the LOC138056132 gene encoding uncharacterized protein, whose protein sequence is MLMSTKVATLEEYDLSFQSVNHQFTLSVKATKVNKSELLSIDNPNYRELINKNPHLRGVYVHDEDKKARLPVHVVLGSREYARIKTETRPRIGQENAPIAELTKFGWFIMSPGKEFDRNVMLLTQTSQTEYEELCKLDVLGLHDPRDQSQEVVFEEFKERLTRSPEGWYETTLPWKANHPPLPSNKDGSLKRLHSLNRKLQREGLTEEYGTIIKEQLAEGVIEKAPPVSQSKEFYIPHKSVVRDTAETTKMRIVYDASARATPDSPSLNDCLHPGPALQNKLWDILIQQRGYPVVLAGDIKKAFLQI, encoded by the coding sequence ATGTTGATGTCAACCAAGGTCGCAACGTTAGAAGAATACGATTTAAGTTTTCAATCTGTCAACCACCAATTCACACTTTCCGTCAAAGCAACCAAAGTAAACAAGTCAGAACTGTTGTCGATTGACAATCCCAATTATCGCGAACTTATCAACAAAAACCCCCATCTGAGAGGTGTTTACGTTCACGACGAGGACAAAAAAGCCAGACTTCCGGTGCACGTAGTTCTAGGCAGCCGGGAGTACGCGAGAATTAAAACTGAAACAAGGCCACGGATCGGACAGGAAAACGCACCTATCGCCGAGCTCACAAAATTTGGATGGTTTATTATGTCGCCTGGTAAAGAATTCGACAGAAATGTCATGTTACTCACACAGACAAGCCAAACAGAGTACGAAGAACTGTGTAAACTCGACGTGTTAGGTTTGCATGACCCAAGAGATCAAAGTCAGGAAGTGGTTTTCGAAGAATTCAAAGAACGGTTAACGCGGTCGCCTGAGGGCTGGTATGAAACCACCCTACCCTGGAAAGCAAACCATCCACCACTTCCCTCGAACAAAGATGGCAGTCTCAAAAGGCTCCACAGTCTAAACAGAAAACTACAGCGCGAAGGTCTGACCGAAGAATACGGCACAATTATTAAAGAACAGTTAGCTGAAGGAGTGATCGAGAAAGCTCCCCCAGTCTCGCAGTCGAAGGAGTTTTATATTCCCCACAAGAGTGTGGTTCGTGATACAGCCGAGACCACGAAAATGAGAATCGTTTACGACGCCTCTGCACGAGCAACACCTGATTCACCTTCTTTGAATGACTGCCTGCACCCAGGACCTGCATTGCAGAATAAGCTTTGGGACATACTTATCCAACAGAGAGGTTACCCAGTGGTCCTAGCGGGTGACATAAAGAAGGCATTTCTACAAATATGA